The Primulina tabacum isolate GXHZ01 chromosome 16, ASM2559414v2, whole genome shotgun sequence genome window below encodes:
- the LOC142528281 gene encoding putative late blight resistance protein homolog R1A-3 produces MAAYAALLSLARSLHQILEFQQDINPLHIERIASLREKVNSIVRFLEDYSEKHRGTLHRVGNEIGKAVNEAQDFMDSYLYSVIRTREDWSSSEASCDEESLDQNLDMAFASISFMWEVVMKIKNDTAADDLHSRTYYSPVDDSSTVQITAKNMVVGFDDDLNAIKERLYEDSAKLQIISIVGMGGIGKTTLARRAHEDSLLAQYFDICAWITVSAEYQRREIFWGLLQYFKKPNDEELVDESEGQLAKLVHQNLIGRRYLIVIDDIWSTKAWDDLKMIFPDDGSGSRILLTTRISDVAVHAGSSSSPFHQMNFLNEDQSWTLLQKKHFGQESCPPQLVEIGKKIARNCGGLPLTIVVVAGLLLSSSDMTKEELWENVSENIISMEPTIELQCSKILCLSYDRLPIWLKPCFLYITAFPEDYNIDVSKLIKLWVAEGFLKPSDQSKCLEDVGEQYLEDLVHRNMILVRQKGPDEKLETVGVHDMLREICTTEAEKEGFLHHVSSKTNAHKEAAAYRNRRLSIHCTWSFNKWQILDSSMRSLLLFSDTLLFSSLSLSWRRLSILDALITWLNFSDVISSFVNLRYIVFVLNHLSCPHGFPASISKLPNLQTIIAHITDFGPQLQVPYEIWGLPKLRHLIIDTPFHLVHPSSNKMVTQSELQTLEAVIDFEFAEESIKILANLKKLKVVFRERRKQNDLHLHNLFRLRNLKELQLSMDYWRNPSMIWNYDFPMSLKKLTLQGVPLPWDNIGIIGSLPNLQVLEMMNIGVIEVSEWATKEGQFLQLKYFRSSLDYLVKWEVEKEHFPILESLILERAHLIDEIPCGIGEIDSLKLIELHCCSVSLADSAKRIQEQQHENGDCDFQVRLI; encoded by the coding sequence ATGGCCGCTTATGCTGCACTCCTCTCGCTTGCTCGATCACTACATCAGATTTTGGAATTTCAACAGGATATCAATCCTCTTCACATAGAAAGAATCGCTTCCCTTCGTGAAAAAGTCAATTCCATCGTCAGATTCCTCGAAGATTATTCAGAGAAGCATCGAGGAACACTTCATCGTGTGGGAAACGAAATCGGAAAAGCTGTGAATGAAGCTCAAGATTTCATGGATTCGTATTTGTATTCGGTAATAAGGACCAGAGAAGATTGGAGTTCTTCAGAGGCTAGCTGTGACGAGGAGAGCTTGGACCAAAACTTAGACATGGCGTTTGCAAGTATTAGTTTTATGTGGGAAGTGGTGATGAAGATCAAGAACGACACTGCTGCAGACGATCTCCATTCAAGAACTTATTATTCTCCTGTTGATGATTCATCCACAGTCCAAATCACTGCCAAAAATATGGTTGTGGGATTTGATGATGACTTGAACGCGATCAAAGAGCGGTTATACGAAGATTCGGCGAAGCTCCAAATTATCTCAATTGTTGGGATGGGAGGAATCGGGAAGACGACTCTAGCTAGAAGAGCTCACGAGGATTCACTCCTTGCTCAGTATTTTGATATCTGCGCTTGGATTACAGTGTCTGCAGAGTATCAAAGAAGAGAGATATTTTGGGGGCTTCTTCAATACTTCAAGAAACCCAATGATGAAGAATTAGTTGATGAGAGCGAAGGCCAATTGGCAAAACTAGTTCACCAAAATCTCATTGGCCGACGATATCTCATTGTGATTGATGATATATGGAGTACCAAGGCTTGGGATGATTTGAAGATGATATTTCCAGACGATGGTAGTGGAAGTCGGATCTTGTTGACTACTAGGATATCAGATGTTGCGGTTCATGCAGGATCTTCTAGTTCTCCATTTCACCAAATGaattttttgaatgaagatcaaAGTTGGACACTCCTGCAAAAAAAGCATTTTGGACAAGAATCTTGTCCTCCTCAACTTGTGGAAATTGGCAAGAAGATTGCCAGAAATTGTGGGGGACTCCCACTCACGATCGTGGTGGTCGCAGGACTACTCCTTTCTTCGAGCGATATGACGAAAGAAGAATTGTGGGAAAATGTTTCGGAAAATATAATTTCAATGGAACCAACGATAGAGTTGCAATGCTCAAAGATACTATGTTTGAGTTATGATCGGTTACCTATCTGGCTAAAACCATGTTTCCTCTACATCACAGCTTTTCCAGAAGATTATAACATTGATGTTTCTAAGCTAATCAAGTTGTGGGTTGCAGAGGGATTTCTTAAACCAAGTGATCAGTCTAAATGCTTGGAAGATGTGGGAGAACAGTATTTGGAGGATCTTGTGCATAGAAACATGATCTTAGTGCGCCAAAAGGGGCCGGATGAGAAACTCGAAACCGTTGGAGTCCATGATATGTTGAGGGAGATTTGCACAACAGAAGCTGAAAAAGAAGGGTTTCTTCATCATGTCTCATCCAAAACAAATGCCCACAAAGAAGCAGCAGCGTATCGAAATCGCCGCCTCAGTATTCATTGCACGTGGAGTTTCAACAAATGGCAAATACTAGATTCAAGCATGCGTTCACTCCTACTCTTCTCCGACACATTATTGTTCTCAAGTTTATCTCTAAGTTGGCGGCGCCTCAGTATCTTGGATGCACTCATAACTTGGTTGAATTTCTCAGATGTAATCTCATCATTTGTCAATTTGAGGTACATTGTTTTTGTCTTAAATCATCTATCATGCCCCCATGGATTTCCTGCCTCAATATCCAAACTTCCCAATCTCCAGACCATAATTGCTCACATAACCGATTTCGGACCTCAGTTGCAAGTACCCTATGAAATCTGGGGCCTGCCGAAGTTAAGGCATCTGATTATCGACACCCCGTTTCATTTAGTACATCCTTCTAGCAATAAAATGGTTACTCAAAGTGAGCTACAAACACTCGAGGCAGTTATCGATTTTGAATTCGCCGAAGAGTCCATCAAAATACTAGCAAATTTAAAGAAACTGAAAGTTGTTTTCAGGGAGCGTCGTAAACAGAATGATTTACATCTCCACAATCTCTTCCGTCTACGAAATCTCAAAGAGTTACAACTCTCTATGGACTACTGGCGCAATCCCTCCATGATATGGAACTATGATTTTCCAATGAGTCTAAAGAAGTTAACTCTACAAGGAGTTCCTTTGCCTTGGGACAACATAGGCATAATTGGGTCACTTCCAAATCTTCAAGTGCTCGAGATGATGAATATCGGTGTCATTGAAGTTTCAGAGTGGGCGACAAAGGAAGGCCAGTTTCTACAACTCAAGTACTTTCGTTCTTCGTTAGATTATTTGGTGAAGTGGGAAGTGGAAAAGGAGCACTTCCCAATTCTTGAAAGCTTGATTCTCGAGCGTGCACATTTGATCGATGAGATTCCATGTGGTATAGGAGAAATCGATTCACTTAAACTTATTGAGTTGCATTGTTGTTCGGTATCATTAGCGGATTCGGCTAAGAGAATTCAAGAGCAACAACATGAAAATGGAGACTGTGATTTTCAAGTTCGTCTCATTTGA